The following are from one region of the Sorghum bicolor cultivar BTx623 chromosome 2, Sorghum_bicolor_NCBIv3, whole genome shotgun sequence genome:
- the LOC8060293 gene encoding AAA-ATPase At4g25835, whose product MEYWAALASLMGAFAFLQGVVHAMFPAELRAALARLLGRLTRAFSPYCYFDVTEMEGMSTNEIYDAVQLYLSSTAAPASGARLSLSRPLNASSFTFGLAASDRVVDTFAGCAVTWEHVVAPRQGQGFSWRPLPEEKRRFTLRIRRGDRDKLLPAYLDHILAAAADIKRRSQDRMLYTNARGGVMDSRGLPWDPVPFKHPSTFDTLAMDPARKAAIMADLRDFADGSAFYERTGRAWKRGYLLYGPPGTGKSSMIAAMANFLGYDVYDLELTEVSSNAELRKLLMKTTSKSIIVIEDIDCSVDLTNRAAAPPKPKPNPRPSITVDGAMVNQDGGAGGAGQSITLSGLLNFTDGLWSCCGAERIFVFTTNHIEKLDPALLRSGRMDMHVFMSYCSFPALKILLKNYLGFQDDEELDRLSDSDAMRGLEEWVDAAEITPADVSEVLIKNRRSGKTEAMQGLLDEFRARAETRGRGFSDGAAAAAGNEAAGGDGENEEEEEEEEKRALESPKEAGKEQDVGGIDSCADGQDEEAEEGKKQV is encoded by the coding sequence ATGGAGTACTGGGCGGCGCTGGCGTCGCTCATGGGCGCGTTCGCGTTCCTGCAGGGGGTGGTGCACGCGATGTTCCCGGCGGAGCTGCGTGCTGCGCTGGCGCGGCTGCTCGGCAGGCTCACGCGCGCCTTCTCCCCCTACTGCTACTTCGACGTGACGGAGATGGAAGGCATGAGCACCAACGAGATCTACGACGCCGTGCAGCTGTACCTCAGCAGCACCGCCGCGCCGGCGTCCGGGGCGCGCCTCAGCCTGTCGCGCCCGCTCAACGCCTCCTCCTTCACCTTCGGGCTCGCCGCCAGCGACCGCGTCGTCGACACCTTCGCCGGCTGCGCCGTCACGTGGGAGCACGTGGTCGCGCCGCGCCAGGGCCAGGGCTTCTCGTGGCGCCCGCTCCCCGAGGAGAAGCGCCGCTTCACGCTCCGCATCCGCCGCGGCGACAGGGACAAGCTGCTCCCGGCGTACCTCGACCACATCCTCGCCGCGGCGGCCGACATCAAGCGCCGCAGCCAGGACCGGATGCTCTACACCAACGCGCGGGGCGGGGTCATGGACTCGCGCGGCCTGCCCTGGGACCCCGTGCCGTTTAAGCACCCGAGCACGTTCGACACGCTCGCCATGGACCCGGCGCGGAAGGCGGCTATCATGGCCGACCTCCGGGACTTCGCCGACGGCAGCGCCTTCTACGAGCGCACCGGACGCGCATGGAAGCGCGGCTACCTCCTGTATGGCCCACCGGGCACCGGCAAGTCCAGCATGATCGCGGCCATGGCCAACTTCCTCGGCTACGACGTGTACGACCTGGAGCTGACCGAGGTGAGCAGCAACGCGGAGCTCCGCAAGCTGCTGATGAAGACGACGTCCAAGTCCATCATCGTGATCGAGGACATCGACTGCTCCGTCGACCTCACCAACCGCGCGGCCGCGCCGCCGAAGCCGAAGCCGAATCCGCGGCCGAGCATCACCGTCGACGGCGCCATGGTCAACCAGGACGGGGGCGCCGGCGGGGCGGGCCAGTCCATCACGCTCTCCGGCCTGCTCAACTTCACGGACGGCCTGTGGTCGTGCTGCGGCGCGGAGCGCATCTTCGTGTTCACCACCAACCACATCGAGAAGCTGGACCCGGCGCTGCTCCGGTCGGGCCGCATGGACATGCACGTCTTCATGTCCTACTGCTCGTTCCCGGCGCTCAAGATCCTGCTCAAGAACTACCTCGGCTTCcaggacgacgaggagctggacCGCCTCAGCGACAGCGACGCCATGCGCGGGCTGGAGGAGTGGGTGGACGCCGCGGAGATCACGCCGGCGGACGTGAGCGAGGTGCTGATCAAGAACCGTAGGAGCGGCAAGACGGAGGCAATGCAGGGGCTGCTGGACGAATTCAGGGCCCGCGCCGAGACGCGGGGCCGGGGCTTCAGCGACGGAGCTGCCGCCGCGGCGGGGAACGAggccgccggcggcgacggcgagaacgaggaggaagaggaggaggaggagaaacgGGCGCTGGAGAGCCCCAAGGAGGCCGGGAAGGAGCAGGACGTGGGCGGCATTGACAGCTGCGCGGACGGACAGGATGAGGAAGCGGAGGAGGGAAAGAAACAGGTGTGA
- the LOC110432744 gene encoding uncharacterized protein LOC110432744, whose protein sequence is MPPVTRSRRASTRSYISQFTPQSSQPVVDISDNETVPMDEEDPAMVTEVDDDDENWMDSPVAAAPVPPPPTAPAPPTAPAPPAVPVAPAAPAPPAPPVAPAAPAVPEVVPPAGPEEENPGWTTTIHYKYPSMTAYFHNLLREMLDTYYADKEIGIRYCCAEYTHPYEATYWRSDLTITVGNEAHDSYMVESIHGHVARRAEAQDSMEDAAQMAYTHYHGLRYEAMRADQYKFLPRHDSTIGTWSIENPQEVDTPLDATVRHMHVLQMANDDLQEELRDQQDSIDRFQEMVDSLREQLELPPLYKKKTAPPSISGDAP, encoded by the coding sequence atgccgCCTGTCACGAGGTCTCGCCGTGCCAGCACCAGGAGCTACATCTCTCAGTTCACGCCCCAGTCGTCCCAGCCAGTGGTGGACATCTCCGACAACGAGACTGTCCCCATGGATGAAGAGGACCCAGCGATGGTGACAgaggtggatgatgatgatgagaactGGATGGACTCCCCTGTAGCAGCTGCACCTGTTCCACCTCCACCCACTGCACCTGCTCCACCCACTGCACCTGCGCCACCAGCTGTTCCAGTGGCACCTGCTGCACCTGCACCACCAGCTCCACCAGTTGCACCTGCTGCCCCTGCTGTACCAGAGGTAGTGCCTCCAGCTGGTCCTGAGGAAGAAAACCCAGGATGGACTACCACCATCCACTACAAGTATCCTTCAATGACAGCCTACTTCCACAACTTGCTTAGGGAGATGCTGGATACTTACTATGCCGATAAGGAGATTGGCATTAGGTACTGCTGTGCGGAGTACACACACCCCTATGAGGCCACCTACTGGAGGTCAGATCTTACCATCACAGTGGGGAATGAGGCACATGACAGCTATATGGTAGAGAGCATCCATGGTCACGTTGCTAGGCGAGCTGAGGCACAGGACAGTATGGAGGACGCCGCCCAGATGGCTTACACTCACTACCATGGCCTTCGCTACGAGGCCATGAGAGCTGACCAGTACAAGTTTCTCCCTCGCCATGATTCTACTATTGGTACTTGGTCTATCGAGAACCCGCAGGAGGTTGACACGCCATTGGATGCAACTGTTAGGCATATGCATGTCCTGCAGATGGCCAATGATGACCTACAGGAGGAGCTACGTGATCAGCAGGATTCCATAGATCGCTTCCAGGAGATGGTGGACAGCCTTAGAGAGCAGCTTGAGTTGCCACCgctctacaagaagaagaccgCACCTCCTAGCATCTCCGGCGACGCACCATAG